In the Helianthus annuus cultivar XRQ/B chromosome 11, HanXRQr2.0-SUNRISE, whole genome shotgun sequence genome, one interval contains:
- the LOC110886266 gene encoding non-specific lipid-transfer protein-like protein At2g13820 produces the protein MAQYQKTNTMLMILVITMAALYGSSMAQTSSCTSVLVSLSPCLNYISGNTSTPSSGCCTQLSSVVRSQPQCLCQVLNGGGSSLGLNINQTQALELPKACNVQTPPTSQCNAASPTDSPSGTTPSLSPGSPSGTGTETKTVPSTDNGSSDATSIRFTTIPIIFLIFVATYAMAF, from the exons ATGGCACAATATCAAAAAACCAACACAATGTTAATGATCCTAGTGATCACAATGGCTGCCCTATATGGAAGCTCAATGGCTCAAACTTCAAGTTGCACAAGTGTTTTAGTTAGTTTGTCTCCATGCCTAAACTACATTTCGGGCAACACATCGACACCATCATCAGGATGCTGCACCCAACTGTCTAGTGTGGTCCGGTCACAACCACAGTGCCTGTGTCAAGTTCTTAACGGCGGTGGCTCGTCTTTAGGACTTAATATTAACCAAACTCAGGCTCTTGAGTTGCCTAAGGCTTGCAATGTTCAGACACCACCAACCAGTCAATGCAATG CTGCTTCTCCAACCGACTCTCCTTCAGGAACAACACCTTCTTTGTCTCCAGGATCCCCTTCAGGTACAGGCACTGAAACAAAGACCGTGCCATCAACAGATAATGGTTCTTCAGATGCAACTTCAATAAGATTCACAACTATTCCTATAATATTTTTGATATTTGTTGCCACATATGCCATGGCGTTCTAA